In a genomic window of Brassica rapa cultivar Chiifu-401-42 chromosome A10, CAAS_Brap_v3.01, whole genome shotgun sequence:
- the LOC103846861 gene encoding protein IDA-LIKE 3, whose amino-acid sequence MSSRTRRSRTNQLRRTILSLGLLLVILSCCNGARTTNMFNTSSPPKQPDVVSPPHPHHNRQVQDHKNVQFLGFLPRQFPVPASGPSRKHNDIGLSSTTGTPSP is encoded by the coding sequence ATGTCTTCTCGAACCCGCAGATCAAGAACCAACCAACTCAGGAGAACAATCCTTAGTCTCGGTCTTCTTCTTGTTATTTTGAGTTGCTGCAATGGAGCTAGAACCACGAACATGTTCAACACGAGTTCACCACCTAAACAACCCGACGTAGTTTCACCCCCTCATCCTCATCACAATCGTCAAGTACAAGATCACAAAAATGTACAGTTTTTGGGGTTCTTGCCACGTCAGTTTCCGGTTCCAGCTTCTGGTCCTTCAAGAAAACACAATGACATCGGTTTAAGTAGTACTACTGGGACTCCTTCTCCTTGa